The proteins below come from a single Prolixibacter sp. NT017 genomic window:
- a CDS encoding Gfo/Idh/MocA family protein — MKKTWKWGILAPGRIARKFATELQTLDNAEIVAVGSRNQARSDEFAADFHVKKAYGSYEDLAAEPDVEVVYVASPHSHHAEHAIMCMNQGKHVLCEKALSLNLKEVIEMFEVARKNDVLLMEAFVTPFQPSYRKAKEIIESGEMGKIQYLHGWFGFNTAPYDPQGRLFNPELGGGSLLDIGLYAVFDALWFLGSPKDISASAALTDRGIDTSLTMRFDYPEGVFASLYSSFYTASGPGCDIFCEKGILRITRRGILHQQLETRSRGTDPVRYTWEDDECGMKLEAVEVMKCLDEGKKESEVMPYSRSFELMKTLDSIREHAGIHYQGRG; from the coding sequence ATGAAGAAAACCTGGAAATGGGGAATTCTTGCTCCCGGACGGATTGCCCGAAAATTTGCTACGGAATTACAAACCCTCGATAATGCTGAAATAGTTGCGGTCGGTTCACGTAATCAGGCCAGATCGGACGAATTTGCAGCCGATTTTCATGTGAAGAAAGCTTACGGAAGCTACGAAGACCTGGCTGCCGAGCCGGATGTGGAGGTGGTGTATGTGGCTTCGCCGCACTCGCACCACGCAGAGCATGCCATTATGTGCATGAATCAGGGAAAGCATGTGTTATGCGAGAAGGCGCTTTCGCTGAATTTGAAAGAGGTGATTGAAATGTTTGAGGTGGCCCGGAAGAATGATGTATTGCTGATGGAAGCCTTTGTTACCCCGTTTCAACCTTCGTATCGCAAAGCGAAAGAGATTATTGAATCGGGCGAGATGGGGAAAATTCAGTACCTGCATGGCTGGTTCGGATTTAATACAGCTCCTTACGATCCGCAGGGACGACTTTTCAATCCGGAGTTGGGTGGCGGTTCATTATTGGATATCGGCCTGTATGCCGTGTTCGATGCACTTTGGTTTTTAGGTTCTCCGAAAGATATATCTGCATCGGCTGCCCTAACTGACCGCGGCATCGATACCAGCCTGACCATGCGGTTCGACTATCCGGAAGGTGTATTTGCATCGCTATATTCCTCATTCTATACCGCTTCGGGACCGGGGTGCGATATCTTTTGTGAAAAAGGCATACTACGTATTACCCGGAGAGGAATTTTACATCAACAACTGGAGACCCGTTCGCGGGGAACTGATCCGGTTCGTTATACCTGGGAAGATGACGAGTGCGGTATGAAGCTGGAAGCAGTGGAAGTGATGAAGTGTCTGGATGAAGGCAAAAAAGAGAGTGAAGTGATGCCCTACAGCCGAAGTTTTGAGCTAATGAAAACACTTGATAGTATTCGGGAACACGCCGGAATTCATTATCAGGGTAGAGGCTAG
- a CDS encoding mechanosensitive ion channel family protein has product MQEIFSSDFWTKAATTLVDWAINNVPSIIIIILLFLISMRLLHFLVNKLHGLILRRAMKGDNQSNLEAEKRTNTLMGIVRGAGKIIIWIIFLMILLGKFGVDIGPILASAGIVGLAVGFGAQELVRDFISGFFILLEDQIRIGDVAIINGTGGVVEKIELRTITLRDFSGVVHIFQNGKINSLSNMTKEWSAMVFDIGVAYKEDVDQVMDIMKEVGADMQQDNEFKDKILEPIEVVGLDQFGDSALVIKARLKTQPIQQWAVGREYRRRLKIAFDKVNIEIPFPHTTIYWGEEIAPLQLQLNKAEKQMSQPVNN; this is encoded by the coding sequence ATGCAGGAAATATTCAGCAGTGACTTTTGGACCAAAGCCGCCACCACTCTTGTCGACTGGGCAATTAATAATGTTCCGTCCATTATCATCATTATCCTACTCTTTTTGATAAGCATGCGATTGCTGCATTTTTTGGTTAACAAGCTACACGGGCTTATCCTAAGAAGAGCCATGAAAGGTGATAACCAAAGTAATTTAGAAGCCGAAAAAAGGACCAACACGCTGATGGGGATTGTTCGCGGCGCCGGGAAGATTATTATCTGGATCATCTTCCTGATGATCTTACTGGGCAAATTCGGAGTCGATATCGGTCCCATTCTGGCTAGTGCCGGAATCGTCGGACTGGCTGTGGGTTTTGGTGCCCAGGAATTGGTTCGCGACTTCATTTCCGGTTTTTTCATCTTGCTCGAAGATCAAATTCGCATCGGCGACGTAGCCATTATCAACGGAACCGGCGGTGTCGTCGAAAAGATAGAGCTGCGTACCATTACCCTGCGCGACTTTTCGGGTGTGGTGCACATCTTCCAAAACGGAAAAATCAACTCGCTTTCGAACATGACCAAAGAGTGGTCGGCCATGGTTTTCGACATCGGCGTTGCTTATAAAGAAGATGTCGACCAGGTGATGGATATTATGAAGGAAGTAGGTGCCGATATGCAACAGGACAATGAATTCAAGGACAAAATTCTGGAACCGATTGAGGTTGTCGGGCTCGACCAATTTGGCGACAGCGCGCTGGTAATTAAAGCCCGGCTGAAAACACAACCGATTCAGCAGTGGGCCGTTGGCCGCGAATACCGTCGCAGGCTGAAAATAGCTTTCGATAAGGTCAACATCGAAATCCCGTTCCCCCATACCACTATCTATTGGGGAGAGGAAATCGCCCCGCTTCAGCTGCAGCTTAACAAAGCAGAGAAACAAATGAGCCAGCCGGTGAACAATTAA